The Schistocerca gregaria isolate iqSchGreg1 chromosome 4, iqSchGreg1.2, whole genome shotgun sequence genome contains a region encoding:
- the LOC126267728 gene encoding uncharacterized protein LOC126267728 produces MSSSLLVAMVKLFAYLEIVDGESFHEFSGFPYRLSESASGWFLVSRALLEQYSSTENCVEFVSSAWITGIKKHITNPVPHQNYRILQPNLHCHHPKFFGMVTKDRPWHIPKIIILYFTICVKLMSLVIY; encoded by the exons ATGAGTAGCTCATTGCTTGTTGCAATGGTGAAGTTGTTTGCGTATCTTGAGATTGTTGATGGTGAAAGTTTTCATGAATTTTCGGGATTTCCTT ATAGACTAAGTGAAAGTGCT AGTGGTTGGTTCCTGGTATCGAGGGCTTTGTTGGAGCAGTATAGCTCAACTGAAAATTGTGTTGAGTTTGTGAGTTCTGCATGGATTACTGGTATCAAG aaacacatcACAAATCCAGTACCACACCAGAACTACAGGATTTTACAACCAAACCTTCACTGCCACCACCCTAAATTTTTTGGGATGGTTACTAAGGATAGGCCATGGCATATACCGaagatcattattttatattttactatcTGTGTCAAGTTGATGAGTCTCGTAATCTATTAA